The following proteins are co-located in the Sebastes umbrosus isolate fSebUmb1 chromosome 24, fSebUmb1.pri, whole genome shotgun sequence genome:
- the LOC119483798 gene encoding rho GTPase-activating protein 1-like, translating into MSSELLVDLGEDPTTAQLGQLKLATIEDQQWPADESTLSKSETDISQRFDAGSPHLPWDHPYYDIARHQIIEVAGDDNFGRKVIVFNACRMPPQHQLDHHKLLMYLKGTLDQYVESDYTLIYFHHGLTSENKPSLGWLRDAYREFDRKYKKNIKALYIVHPTMFIKTLLILFKPLISFKFGRKINYVSYLSELEDVLKCEQLVIPARVKEYDNKLRASLKPSAQPPMSPPHSPPLPNQVFGVPLVLLRQRNPDDDLVPVVMRDTISFLSEQGLEIEGIFRRSANVTLVKEVQLRYNSGETVNFREIEDVHLAAVILKTFLRELPEPLLTFQLYNDIVNFTSVSSDSQGEIMKALVESLPEENYASLRYLVTFLAQVSANSEVNKMTNSNLAVVFGPNLLWGRDNAMSLSAIGPINNFTRALLDQQHLVFT; encoded by the exons atgtcttCAGAGCTGCTGGTAGATTTGGGTGAAGACCCCACGACTGCACAGTTAGGACAACTGAAGCTGGCCACGATAGAGGACCAGCAGTGGCCCGCTGATGAGTCCACTCTCAGCAAGTCAG agacaGATATCTCCCAGCGCTTTGACGCTGGCTCTCCCCACCTGCCATGGGACCATCCCTACTATGACATCGCCAGGCATCAGATCATTGAAGTGGCAG GTGATGATAACTTTGGCAGGAAGGTGATAGTGTTTAATGCATGCAGGATGCCTCCTCAGCACCAGCTGGACCATCACAAGCTGCTGAT gtATCTTAAAGGAACACTGGATCAGTATGTTGAAAGTGACTACACTCTGATCTATTTCCATCACGGGCTGACCAGTGAAAACAAACCCTCTCTCGGCTGGCTACGAGACGCATACAGGGAGTTTGACAGAAA GTATAAGAAGAACATCAAAGCTCTGTATATCGTCCATCCCACCATGTTCATCAAGACGCTACTGATCCTCTTCAAACCACTCATCAG TTTCAAGTTTGGCAGGAAGATCAACTATGTGAGCTATCTGAGTGAGCTGGAGGATGTGCTGAAGTGTGAGCAGCTGGTCATTCCTGCCCGTGTCAAAGA GTACGACAACAAGCTGAGAGCGTCTCTGAAACCGTCCGCCCAGCCTCCCATGTCTCCTCCTCACAGCCCTCCCCTCCCCAACCAGGTGTTCGGGGTGCCACTTGTATT gctcAGACAGAGGAATCCAGATGATGACCTAGTCCCTGTGGTGATGAGAGACACCATTAGCTTCCTTTCAGAGCAAG gtTTGGAGATTGAAGGCATCTTCAGACGATCTGCCAACGTGACTCTGGTGAAGGAGGTCCAGCTCAGATACAATTCGG gtGAGACGGTGAATTTCAGAGAGATAGAAGACGTCCACTTGGCTGCTGTGATTCTGAAGACATTCCTGAGGGAACTACCGGAGCCTCTGCTGACCTTCCAGCTCTACAACGACATTGTCAACTTCACCT CTGTATCCAGTGACAGCCAAGGGGAAATTATGAAGGCACTGGTAGAGTCGCTGCCAGAAGAAAACTATGCATCACTGCGATACCTCGTCACATTCCTGGCACAG gtatCAGCCAACAGTGAAGTGAATAAGATGACCAACAGTAACCTGGCTGTGGTGTTTGGTCCTAATCTGCTCTGGGGGCGGGACAACGCCATGTCACTCAGCGCCATCGGGCCAATCAACAACTTCACCAGAGCCCTGCTGGACCAGCAGCATCTGGTCTTTACCTAA